In Nicotiana tabacum cultivar K326 chromosome 10, ASM71507v2, whole genome shotgun sequence, the DNA window CTTTTCTGTTTTAGAAAATGAGAAGGGACGACTATTTCTATTATCTTGAGAAAGATGGCATGCAAGATTTTGCGGTGTACGAGACATCCACATGGGATTCTGCTCCTATCAAATGCTAGTTATATGGTTAGAACTTAGAACTTGGAACTTAGAACTTACTATTGTGAACTTGCTAAGTTACTTCGAAAAATCTGGGAATACAAGGACTTCACGATTTTTGCTTATGGACAGATAAACCCTTGTTTTCTTTATTTAACCTGAGAATCACACTGTTTAATTCTACTTAACTCTCCCCCCAAGCCTCATATTTTTGTACAATAGCTTAGGGAAATAAAGATAccacaaattaaataaaacagAAACAAACCTGTACCAAgatgataatttaattatattggtAGGAGTCTCCTATATAATTGGTGTGGATTCGATTCCCGTTACAACTTGAAAGAAGAAATCTACAAGAACACGCAATTTTTCAACATTTTGTCATATTTGTTTCACCAGTCAGTAATAAAAATCActtttatatacaaaaaaatgtTATACATGAAAAGCAAATGTTACTTCACTCAAAAGGTTCCCTGACGACTTGAGAACTTGCATCTCTTGGAACTTGGATTCAAATTAATCTTTTTCATTAATAATACTAAGGCGTCTTTGAATTTGAATCCTGCGTTTCTGACTAAGCGGATCAGTTCATTATTTTCTAGTTAATTTCTAACACGGCTTCTATATATATTCTTTTCTTCATTGATGGTGATGATTACCTTGTAATTCGTCAATTCACTTGAAAGAGCCAACGGAAAAAGTGATATGAGAAAACTATTGTACTTCACATGAAAATCTTTGATGAGAACAATGCcaattatttaaaaatagagtttgaaaatatcttctttttttcttccccTTATTTTTAGGAGGATCAATATCATTCTCACTAACATTTTCATATGACTTGAACCTGAGCTTCAACCTATCGATTGGTGATAAATGTGATTATTCAGCTTGAGCTTGTTTCAATCTAGCTAACTTAATTTCgtgtataaaatatatatatatagctaaaaCTTTCAGTCTACTCTAGACCTGTCTGGTTAAAATCTTGTTTGGGATTAGCTCATTAGTAAATTGGAGTTATATATTTTTGTCAAAGTTAGTTAAAAGGTGTTAAAGATCATATTATTCGACCCATTGAAACTGTTTGTATCTTGAAACTGCCATATTCAGAGCATGGGTTACATGTAAGGGACCCAATTTAAAGTTGCACCAACTAACTGCCGGCCATGCTAAACTGGCGGCTAAAGCATTTCATGCTATTTCTGTTTTATTTGGCCATACATATTTGGCGAGATAAAAAATTCTTCTATGATTATATCTCGACAAAATATATAAATAGAAAATCTTATTGCATGCGTACTCTTCCGACCAAACATCTAACCAACCATTCCTgagaaaaaaacgaaaaaaaataggaaaagatgatatatttatttctttaAGATTCCGTTGTACGTCCTTATAGTAAAGAATTGATGGCAAAAAGTTGGATTGAAATAAAACACAAGTTAATTTCTAATACTGTCAAAAAGtccgtttcaaaaagattggcatAATTCGGAGTACAAGGGTTAAAATACTTAATTTTAACTGTGAATTGGGAGATAgattctttaaatttttaaaaataaaatttatattttcagaaactacataaaaagtattataagtcataataattcataattcaaaatatttataaaatatttaagaaaaatgtgATCAAACAACAATCTCGTAAACTTCCCAAATAGTAACAGTGCATGTCAATCTTTTAGAAAGAGAGTGTACGTAGTATATCAAAGAATTCGCGAATTTGTTATTGACCATGTGCAAGAGCATTTCAATGTACTTACTCGTTGTAGctaacagaaaggaaaacaatgACAATATAACTAACTCCACGTGTGACGTGTTAGTTATTTACCAAAACTGAAGCATTAAAAAACCTGTTAGAGCCACTAATAATAGCAGTGCTCTAATATTACTAGTTACTACTTTAATAAAGCATACTTTAAAACGGATTAGATATAACATCTCTAAAGAATTGAATGGACTCCTTTATCTAATAAGTCGGAATTAAGTGCTTCCATTTTCAGTCATTAAttaatttccaaaaatatttagtatttgaaaagtacataaaacGTCTTTCAAGTACCCAAAAGAAAAAGATTAATAACACATTGGAAATTTCATGATtgacaaaattttattttatctttgtagGTAGAACATATTGTCCATATAAATCATAGTGTAGAGTCTTGTCGCTGAAATGCTAAAGATCAacaattatatttgtttttttctaGTGGGTACGCATTTTTTGTTTGTCATCCAAAGGTCAAAAGTACACAATGTTTGGTAGTTATTACTTATGATTAGGTGTTACACATAATTAAAGTAAAAGTCATTCGGTCCACCCCGTTAAGTGGCGTTAATTTAGGCAAACTAACAgcaaaattaagaacttgaaagTTAAAGGTGGAGGTCCATGTTTCTCAAAATCTTAGTCCTTGTGGTGGGTAAATATGATGACTGCTGGATTCTTCCAACGCTTTTTAGATTGAAGAAGTAATTACTTTTTACCTAGGGGAGGAGCCAGGGCTTTGGACGCGGGTTCGGCCGAACTGAGTAGCTTTAGTCAAACTCTATATTTGTCTTTAAAAGTTCAgtgaatatgtacaaattattaatttagaactcaataacttaaaatgaataaatttccaaatctattagtttcaaatcctgattttgcCTTTGTTTTTACCTTACAACGGGTCTAATAGTTAAAGCATGATATTTGTAGGAGGCAATAAGAAATTAAAAGCGAATGGAATGCTATGATCTATGTTTAGATGAGGATTAGCAATTGAATCTCTGTCTTACCTTATTAACAcaccccacccccccccccccccaaaaaaaaaaagagggagggAATTGGGAGACTTTTTAATAGTAGAATATGGTCttaaaaaattatatgaaaaaaataaagaatatggTAAAAAGGTCATTAAACAAGAAGTAGGTAATAGAAACGTTCAAGAGAACATATGAGGATGGAGAtccaaataaaacataaaaacaaacagtttttgtaataaaattaaaataaggtTCAATTCTTAGTGCATCGTTTTTAAATTGTGAGAGGTCAAATATTTTGCAATGTTCAGTACTACTTCCTGAATTAAAGGAACATGAATATTCTTTTCAACTATAGAAATCATGACAACACGTTACATATGGTTCTTAGGACAGAAATGTCATTTTACCTCAAGACCAATTGCCTATATCAGCTCGCGTACTTCAACCAAAAACAGTACAGCCTAAAAAACATGAGATCAAAGGACTCTTCATAATGCTTTAAGTACTGCATGCTTGGAAAAAAAAGAAGCTAAATACAATAAACCATGAAAACCTCACATCCTCTTTCCCTCTTCTGTATCCTTTTCGCCGCCGTTCTCCTCCACCTCCGCCTTGTCCCGTCGTTTGCTCTCCTCGACCCTACCATGTTTTCATCAGTTGCCATCGTTCCTAATGCTGCCGCTCCTCAACCTCTAAATCCTGGATTTGTCTCTGCTGACACAGACTATATTCGCTCGAGTTGTAAAACCACCATGTATCCTGCTACCTGCTACCATTCACTTAATCACTATGCCACTGCAGTACAACAAGACCCTGCTCGACTAGCTCGTGTAGCCGTCGGAGTCAGCCTAGCCAAAGCCAAGCGCATTGCAGCTTTCCTTTCCAACCAATCACGCGAAGCTGACTATGGAGCGCAACCACGAGTTGTAGCTGCGCTCCATGATTGCTTCTCAGTTTTTGGTGACACCATCGATCAAATACGTGATTCATTGAGTCAGATGCGTAAGCTCGGTGGCTCCAGCGAGTCGTTGAGGTTTCAGATGAGTAACGTTCAGACATGGATGAGTGCAGCCTTAACTAATGAGGACACTTGCACCGATGGATTTGAGGATGTTACTGATGACGAGCCATTGAAATTGGATGTCTGTGATCGTGCAGGGAAGGTGAAGGAGGTGACTAGCAACGCTTTGGCTTTGGTAAACAATTTTGCCAACAAGATATCACGTTAGTTGTTGAGAAGTTTAGGTTGCATTATTGGCAAAAGTGTGAAAAGATATTAGTGTTATCATATTTGTATTAGTAAAGTGGGAGAAAAACAACAAAGAGTTGAAGCATTGATTGTGTATGGATCCTTTTGGTTTTGTGGGCCTCCACTCTAACAAAGTGTTTTTCTTTTTACCAGTTCTAAGTTTTAATCTCTTCTTCCTTTCTATGATCCTGTATAAACTCAAATTTGGTGTCTGAATCTTtgctttgttttgaattttagaaTTGACAATTCCTGCGAAACAGGTGGAAAATGAGTGGTTTAGTGAAACTTGGTTGAGTCAAAGCGGTCAAATTAAAAAATGGGTTGTGACTCAACCGGTTTAAAGATTGATTAAATATCAAAATGAGttgggtcgacaagatgagtcaacataccttcttttttttattgCGCTTCGTAGAAAAAATGTAggtattttttaaaacttaattaGCCTTTCTACACATCGTCCGTCGCTCCTACCGATTGAATGATCCGGTGAAATGTTCGGATCGCGGCGAAGATTCACAGGCTGTAGTCTAGAAACTTGCAAAGATTCACAGGCTACAAGACAACACGTTGCGGCCAAatgcacacacaagtatacgcaagtaataaagtgactaaaagttggatgtcgaacccacgagaacttgtgattaactattaactaaattagactatcctaattatctaaacaagaattaaacctaaaagtaattgattctaaactaattaaataaaaaaatataaataatgaactttgaacagaaaaagagcagatttttatgatatcaatgtaatgaaaacgatctagggttatgggctatctgacaatcctattgtattcttcaattgaattgaccgactaatttatctagcttattggttgacggggttaatattgctcataataatctgtcgagttcttactcgcctattcaagctaatctaacgcTTATATGTCTATGgggttagaatcaacaagaacacatttataattcttgtaaatcaaccaagcaaggcaattaggtatatgtctatcctaaccacgaattcGTTCCCCGaagcccgagttcaagaacttgctctactcaatcctatatgcaatctagaattcccactttcgagttcaattctaaattcgtagatagtattcacttggtgatcaagcaattaaataattaagcgcaagattgaataaataaaccaatatgataaatcaagaaggcaaaatcaatatccgaataataatagtcatgaaagaaccacaaccctagaacgtgaagtttagctccacatagacatggtagccaaacaacaaatcatacaaagaaacataaaaattactaagtttggtgggagaaagatggaacttaatgaattccggcctccatgGCGGCTCTGTGCTTGTGTTTTCCTTTCAAAAACGTCCTCTCCATGTATGTTCTCTTCAAGTATGTTCTCCCCAATggcatttttaggtctatttatatgtgtaggaaaagacctaaacgtgtagaaaaagtcctagtcaaacccgaAAACGAATTAAGTCCGGATTGGACCTGGCcctaggcctggcgtcgccagcctaacgccagCTTCAGCCTGGCTTTAGCCTTGCAAAGCCAGCTTCAAGCCTGGCGTCACCAGGTTCTCTCATTCACTGCTCCTGCGCACGCTTTCGACTTGTAggtcttttttttcttctactttcatctccaattcacctacacataaaatagactcaattaagcacaaatataatatagtttagcattaaaacCTCAAAATATAAGATAAGTTATACactaaaaatatgtaattataacTAAACATCACAACACGGCAACTCAAATGGCTCACCAAGACAAAAGCTTAAGACAAATTAATTCTCGAACATACATTTCGCCTTGTTGTCGCGTGAATCCACTGCAAAATAGTTATATTATCGAAGGAGAAATCATCATAACAGAGAAGAAACAAACAAGTTTAGTTGCGCTTTGGGAAACTAATACCCAATTGATAAAGTCTTTGAATTTGTCAGTCGCAATTTAATAAGAGCTAACAAGATCAAGGTTCAAGTAAGGCATTGCCGTCCAAATGTATGTCCATCTTTTTGACAAAGAACTCAGCTGAACCACATCAAAGATTCAGAGACGTTAAAAGATGTCGTGGAGTACATCATCTGGTAAAGAATCATCTTCATCCTTCATTGTGCAAACCACTCGTAACTCGAGCAACTCACTCACTGATACAATTTGTCGAGCAACTTGTGTGCAATCGGGAATTCAAGTTCATCTCAGCTCAATTGGTCGAGCACACCCAATGATCACTCACACTAACTTCAGAGTTTCAATGGCGCATtcaattacaacaacaataacaacccaatagaatcccactaatggggtttgggaaaggtagtgtgtacgcagaccttacccctaccccaaaagaatagagaggctgttttcgaaagaccctcggctcaagaaaacaaaaagacaaaacaataagaggagacaatattagtatcaccacaacaatcatagaaaaaataggaacaccatgaaatgcagaagaaagatgcaaagcaaaaacgatagctagtaaataggacatgcactgaaaggCGTAGTAGTAAAACACAACATTGTCACTAGCTATCCTAGACAAAAACTCTAcgtggctagtcccacaatggtacgaagtaagtcaagactcaactacatcttaacctacaactctaatactcgaccttcacgtcttcctatcaagtgtcatgtcctcggaaatctccCTCTACCTATTCTCGTGCCCTCCataaccagccgctcacacctccgtaccagagcatctgggcttctcctttgaATATGttcgaaccatctaagcctcgcttcccgcatcttgtcatcaatgggagccacgtgcaccttctcccgaataacatcattcctaatcttatctatcctagtgtgcccacacatccacctcaacatctgcatttctgctactttcatcttctggatatttGAGTttttaacgggccaacactcagacccatacaacatggtcggtctaaccaccgTTTTATAAAACTTACTTTTGAGTattggtggcactctcttgtcacataggactccagatgctaacctccacttcattcatatacggtgtgtgacatcctcgtcgatctcccctccctcCTGGATAatcgaaccaaggtacttgaagttgCCTCTCCTCGGGATGAcatgtgattcaagcctcacatatACACCCACTTCCCTTGGCTCAGCGCTGAATTTATACTCCAGGTATTccatcttcgtcctgctcaacttgaaacctttagactcaagagcatgtctccaaacctctagactctagttaacaccggctcgcgactcatcaatcagaactatgtcatcggcgaatagcatgcaccatggcacctctccttgaatatggtgtgttaacgcgtcgatcaccagggcgaataaaaacggactgagcgcagaaccttggtgtaatcCCATTATAACCGAAAAAtactcagagtcgcctcctactgtcctaacccgagtcttagccccatcatacaagTCCTTAATctccataatgtagggaaccgataCACATTTttcctccaggcatctccagaaaACTTCTTTAGGAACCttatcatacgctttctctaggtcaataaagaccatgtgcagatccttcttcctctctctgtatagtttcaccaacctcctaacaaggtgtatagcttctgtagttgaacgacccggcatgaactcGAACTGGTTGTCAGATATAGACATTGTCATCCTTACCTTCACTCCAACCACCTTTTCCCAcgctttcatggtatgactcagtaatttgatacccctataattgttacaactctggatatcacctttgttcttatataatgggaccaccgtactccacctccactcatccggcatcctcttcgccttaaaaataacattaaacaacctagtcaaccactccaaacatgctctccccacacacttccaaaattccactggaatctcgtctggcccggtTGCTCTTCCCTTACTCATCTTACacatagctcccacgacctcatcaacctcgatacgcctgcagtacccaaagtcacggtgtctctcggaatgctccaattcgcctagaacaatatcctgatccccttcttcattcagaagtttatgaaagtaagtctgtcatctcctcttaatctgggcatcttccattaatactctaccatcttcgtccttgatgcatctcacttggtccaaatcccgagccttcctccCTTTCAACTTGGccagtcggaataacttcttctccccaccctTTTTTCccagttcctcgtacatacgaccatatGCCGCAGTCGTAGCCTCTGTGACCGCCAGCTTAGCCTCCTTCCTAGATGtcttatacctctccatgcatgctcgcctctcctcctcatctatgctccccactaacttcaggtacgccaCCTTCTAAACTTTCACTTTACCTTGAACCACTTCATTcaaccaccagtctcctttgtgcccaccagaGATGCCCGTCGAGactcctaacacctctctcgcaacCTCCCTAATGCAGTTTGTTATCgctgaccacatagtgctcgcgtcaccactgctcctccaagATCCTATAGCTGATAACCGCCCCTCCAACTcatgggctttatccttagttaaggctccccacctgattctcggacttcctcgagtagaccttttcctcctctttaacataataccaacgtccatcaccaagagcctatgttgtGTCGTGCGTATCTCACCCAGAATCatcttgcaatccttgcacagtCCTCTGTCACCTCTTCTGAGGagaagatagtcaatctgagtcttcgccaccgcattttgaaaagtaaccaaatgcctccccctcctccgttcctctccccaaaaccgaagcctccatgcacctcgccataaccacTTGCAGTCCACCCAATatgcccattgaaatcccctcatATGAATAACTTCTCAGTAGGCGAAACCTGACGCACAATCTCATCTAACTCCTCCCAGAAGCGTCGTTTAGCCTCCTCATCTAGGCCCACAAGCGGCGCATAAGCGCTAACGACGTTTAGTGATTCCCCCCGAGGATATGATCTCACTCGACCATCCCAAACCATATCCACTATACCTACGACAGAGTAAGGGAAATCACTATCACGCACAATATAACAGATCAAACCAGAAGAAGACAAGTTGCAACTACATGCACACTAATACAGTGAATAAACTAATACGAACTAAGCTGACAACAATTTAACTAACACAATAAAGGGAAACTGAAAAACGGGAGGTATCAACTCAGACGAGTCCAATATTAACAAATAGCAAATTTTAAGCAAGAACAATAGAACATGAAGTCACAACGCGTGCTGAGAAAGGTGTTGTCCACAAAAGTTATGTTTTGGAAGTTCCCGCCCGCTTCGCCCGAGGCTCGCTGGAAAATAGTCTCTGCCGCCGCCGCTAGGCTAGGTCAGTGCGCCAGAAAATAGGGGGACGAGGTGGAAGAGACGAGGTATAGGGGGAGAAAGAAAGGAGAAGGAGAAAAGGGAAATATaaaagggggggaggggggacaagaaaataagaaataaaggGAGGGGGAAAGGGAAGTAACGGGAAGAAGGAGAAAGcaggagagagaaagagaggaaaagaagACAATGGCGCATTCAATTCAATATGTAATAACTTCACTTTATTTCTCAACACAACACAACTATCCCCAGTTCGGAAAACCTATCAGAAACCACAATGGTGAATGGACTTTGAGGATTCTCTGCTAACTTCAACTTATTAAATATATACTGCCCCATAAATGCTGGCTCTCTATGTGAAATTGGAAATTCAAAATGAGAGAGTTACAAAAGTTATTTTGAAATGTGGGGCAAATAATGAGAAAACGTGTAAACTTTAGATATATTCAATATTATAAGTTCTTTACAAATTTAAAAGGCCaacattaaattatatttttgtaCATCAATGATAAATTAATGATTTAGTTTTCAAAGGATAAGAATATCCATAATATTACGAaattaaagaaatacaaaatataaTCGTTTGTATGATGTATCATATGAAAAATGAATCAAAACTCAAATCTGGTAGAATGATTTACAAAAATAATAGTTTTAGTTACAGCAAGAAGCTGGATTCTAAACATGATAAAGTTAACGGCATTAGTAGAGTATGAAggggaaaataaaataatttaacctCTATCCAATAAATATGTATCAGAGAGCTAACTCAAACTTACAAAAACCTTTCAATTTAGTTCAGCTCAATATCATAAAAATTGGCTACATTAAG includes these proteins:
- the LOC107814820 gene encoding 21 kDa protein-like translates to MKTSHPLSLFCILFAAVLLHLRLVPSFALLDPTMFSSVAIVPNAAAPQPLNPGFVSADTDYIRSSCKTTMYPATCYHSLNHYATAVQQDPARLARVAVGVSLAKAKRIAAFLSNQSREADYGAQPRVVAALHDCFSVFGDTIDQIRDSLSQMRKLGGSSESLRFQMSNVQTWMSAALTNEDTCTDGFEDVTDDEPLKLDVCDRAGKVKEVTSNALALVNNFANKISR